Proteins co-encoded in one Nicotiana sylvestris chromosome 7, ASM39365v2, whole genome shotgun sequence genomic window:
- the LOC138872876 gene encoding uncharacterized protein yields MAMISRSGRGGDVYTSKKKEVLSDEVEVQDDDIPIVDEQVSEENLNAEVKIDIHDNEVETQNNVNPSREHVIDMTKKVVPKAKAHFPRPPPPYPQRLAKQKNENQFKKFIEMMQNLSINVPLVEALEQILGYAKFMKNFVMKKRSMDCETIKMSHQALCDLGASTNLMPYFVFKTLGIGQLRATSMRLQMVDRTTKRLLGIIDDVLVQVDKFILPGDFVILDYEVDYEVPIILGRSFLATGKALVDLESGC; encoded by the exons ATGGCGATGATTAGTAGAAGCGGTCGAGGTGGTGATGTGTATACCTCCAAGAAAAAGGAAGTTTTGAGTGATGAGGTTGAAGTGCAAGATGATGATATTCCTATAGTTGATGAGCAAGTAAGTGAAGAGAATTTGAATGCTGAAGTGAAAATTGATATTCATGATAATGAGGTGGAGACTCAAAAtaacgtgaacccgtctagggaacacgtaatagacatgacAAAAAAGGTTGTacctaaagccaaggctcattttccaaggcctcctccaccttaccctcaaagacttgcaaaacaaaagaatgaaaaccaatttaaaaagtttattgagaTGATGCAAAACTTGTCGatcaatgttcctttggtggaagctcttgagcaaatTCTGGGTTACGCAAAGTTTATGAAAAACTTTGTGATGAAAAAGAgatctatggattgtgagaccatcaaaatgtctcatcaa gcattatgtgatttgggagcaagcacaaatttgatgccttacttcgtgttcaaaactttgggtattggtcaactaagagctacttcaatgagattgcaaatggtggATAGAACAACGAAGAGGCtacttggtattattgatgatgttcttgtccagGTGGACAAGTTTATCTTGCCTGGTGATTTTGTGATTCTCGACTATGAAGTCGACTATGAGGTGCCGATAATATTGGGAAGGTCTTTCCTTGCAACAGGGAAGGCACTGGTTGACTTGGAATCCGGGTGCTGA